In Nocardia yunnanensis, one DNA window encodes the following:
- a CDS encoding alcohol dehydrogenase catalytic domain-containing protein, whose protein sequence is MLAATLTEFGSPLTVHEVPDPEPGGGEVLVQVLATCVLPYTAEVFSGARHYPLEPPVVPGVGGVGRIVRIGPDATKLRVGDLVWCDATVRARDDALTPDIAMQGWSSRGEGGAQLARYLHDGSFAELMRVPTENVYPLPAEADPVQWAALSIYAVPYGGLLAGALAAGETVLISGATGNFGSSAVAVALAMGAGHVVTPGRNRAVLDLLATRFGARVTPVELTGDEATDRSAMTAAAPTPIDLVLDLLPPHAPASAARAAAMTVREQGRVILMGGIGMLGGPDLPLPYPWLMRNSITLRGQWLAPRTANPVLIRLASSHLLDLALDRPTLFPLPQVNEAITHAATHPTPYTRTILTPTRPESTEWHTTAANSDKSPR, encoded by the coding sequence ATGCTCGCAGCGACATTGACCGAGTTCGGTTCGCCCCTCACGGTGCACGAGGTGCCCGACCCGGAGCCCGGTGGCGGCGAGGTGCTCGTCCAAGTGCTGGCGACCTGCGTACTGCCGTACACGGCCGAGGTTTTCAGCGGCGCGCGCCATTATCCGCTCGAGCCGCCCGTCGTGCCCGGCGTCGGCGGCGTCGGCCGAATCGTGCGCATCGGCCCCGACGCCACCAAGCTGCGCGTCGGCGATCTGGTTTGGTGTGACGCGACGGTGCGGGCCCGCGACGACGCCCTGACCCCCGATATCGCCATGCAGGGCTGGAGTTCTCGTGGTGAGGGCGGCGCACAGCTGGCCCGCTACCTGCACGACGGCTCCTTCGCCGAACTCATGCGAGTCCCCACCGAAAACGTGTATCCCCTACCCGCGGAAGCCGATCCCGTTCAATGGGCGGCCCTGTCCATCTACGCCGTCCCCTACGGCGGCCTCCTGGCAGGCGCCCTCGCAGCCGGCGAAACCGTCCTGATCAGCGGTGCCACCGGCAATTTCGGCAGCAGCGCGGTAGCCGTCGCCCTCGCCATGGGCGCCGGCCACGTGGTGACACCCGGCCGCAACCGCGCCGTCCTCGACCTCCTCGCCACCCGTTTCGGCGCGAGAGTGACCCCGGTGGAACTCACCGGCGACGAAGCCACCGACCGATCCGCCATGACCGCCGCCGCCCCCACCCCCATCGACCTGGTCCTCGACCTCCTCCCACCCCACGCCCCCGCTTCCGCCGCCCGCGCCGCCGCCATGACCGTCCGCGAACAAGGCCGGGTAATCCTCATGGGCGGCATCGGCATGCTCGGCGGCCCCGATCTCCCCCTGCCCTACCCCTGGCTCATGCGCAACTCCATCACCCTCCGAGGCCAATGGCTGGCCCCCCGCACCGCCAACCCGGTCCTCATCCGCCTAGCCTCCTCCCACCTCCTCGACCTAGCCCTCGACCGCCCCACCCTCTTCCCCCTCCCCCAAGTCAACGAAGCAATCACCCACGCCGCCACCCACCCCACCCCCTACACCCGCACCATCCTCACCCCCACCCGCCCCGAGTCCACCGAGTGGCACACCACCGCGGCAAACTCGGACAAATCCCCTCGGTGA
- a CDS encoding MlaD family protein: MKRVLGSQGFVTAVGVTVAVLIAVVAYLIAFDPLKKTYGYCAIMPDAVGLYPGNHVTMLGIPVGTVRSLHAEGARVRVDFTLEAGHPLHGDVMATTVSDTLLADRDLEVLGDNSSRVDWIRSRCIAKTFTPKSITETLRAFTGLADQLGGSGDPAESSRVRDAVSAFERATSDTGPQLNQLIKDLGTALRQPDAAIGHLGDLIDAFASLAASVSINWADIKHTVTDFAPGLTLVNEVWASAVQLLNGLLVDFPMFNNISHKYGREILDGLDEIIPYLKLLAANIGTLKKIIDMIPALADAFGQVVDPDTGRVRITYAAPKVGLPPGLADQVCAAVDAARPGQCRSADGLATVNLVPLVLGLAGAR, translated from the coding sequence GTGAAACGGGTACTGGGGTCGCAGGGTTTCGTCACCGCCGTGGGGGTGACGGTGGCGGTGCTGATCGCGGTGGTCGCGTATCTGATCGCGTTCGATCCATTGAAGAAGACCTACGGCTACTGCGCGATCATGCCCGACGCCGTCGGCCTCTATCCGGGCAATCACGTCACCATGCTCGGGATTCCGGTGGGCACGGTGCGCTCGCTGCACGCCGAAGGGGCGCGAGTGCGGGTCGATTTCACGCTCGAGGCGGGTCATCCGCTGCACGGTGACGTCATGGCCACCACCGTCTCCGACACCCTGCTGGCCGATCGAGACCTGGAAGTGCTGGGCGACAACAGCTCTCGCGTCGACTGGATCCGATCGCGCTGCATCGCCAAGACTTTCACGCCCAAGAGCATCACCGAGACATTGCGGGCCTTCACCGGACTGGCCGATCAGCTGGGCGGCTCCGGCGATCCGGCCGAGAGCAGCCGGGTACGGGATGCGGTGTCGGCGTTCGAGCGGGCGACGAGCGATACCGGTCCGCAACTCAACCAGCTGATCAAGGATCTGGGCACGGCCTTGCGGCAGCCGGACGCCGCCATCGGGCATCTGGGTGATCTGATCGACGCGTTCGCCTCGCTGGCCGCGAGCGTGTCGATCAACTGGGCCGATATCAAGCACACCGTCACCGACTTCGCGCCGGGGCTGACCCTGGTCAACGAGGTGTGGGCCAGCGCCGTGCAGCTGCTGAACGGACTGCTGGTGGATTTCCCCATGTTCAACAATATTTCGCACAAGTACGGGCGGGAGATTCTGGACGGGCTCGACGAGATCATCCCGTACCTGAAACTACTGGCGGCCAATATCGGCACGCTGAAGAAGATCATCGACATGATCCCGGCGCTGGCCGACGCCTTCGGTCAGGTAGTCGATCCCGACACCGGCCGGGTTCGGATCACCTATGCCGCACCGAAAGTCGGGCTGCCGCCGGGACTGGCCGATCAGGTGTGCGCCGCGGTGGATGCCGCGCGGCCGGGGCAGTGCCGCTCGGCGGACGGGTTGGCCACCGTGAATCTCGTGCCCTTGGTACTCGGATTGGCGGGTGCGCGATGA
- a CDS encoding LysR family transcriptional regulator, which translates to MDVSSANLRVLCQIAESGSFSAAAERLGYTQSAVSRQAAALERGAGATLFERRPDGVRLTRPGLTLLRYARTILESVDAAERDLGGETPRTQVVRLGLFQSAGPVILPVALARLAATAPRITVTTREATTPGLTRALRTGSIDLAVLSSRPPHRPPDGDSPRLRTTTIQDTELLVAASATGTFAGRTAVHIDELVDAPWIATASTNAEPLLGVWPGLPGRARIVHSARDWMTKLHLVAGGFGVTTVPESMSPVFPPGVIGVRVQGAPPEIRRILVARLPGATTPAITAVTEAIASLVGR; encoded by the coding sequence ATGGACGTGTCGAGCGCGAATCTTCGGGTGCTGTGCCAGATCGCGGAATCGGGCAGCTTCTCCGCGGCCGCCGAACGGCTGGGCTACACGCAGTCGGCGGTCTCGCGGCAGGCGGCGGCGCTGGAACGCGGCGCGGGCGCCACCCTCTTCGAACGGCGACCCGACGGCGTGCGGCTCACCCGCCCCGGATTGACGCTATTGCGTTACGCCAGAACGATTCTGGAGTCCGTCGACGCCGCCGAACGCGACCTCGGCGGCGAGACGCCCCGCACGCAGGTGGTGCGGCTGGGGTTGTTCCAGAGCGCCGGACCGGTGATCCTGCCCGTCGCGCTGGCTCGGCTCGCCGCGACCGCGCCGCGGATCACGGTCACCACCCGTGAAGCGACCACACCCGGCTTGACCCGTGCGTTGCGCACCGGCTCGATCGATCTGGCCGTGCTGTCGTCGCGTCCGCCGCACCGTCCACCGGACGGGGATTCGCCACGCCTGCGCACCACCACGATCCAGGACACCGAACTGCTCGTAGCGGCCTCGGCCACCGGCACTTTCGCCGGCCGCACCGCGGTGCACATCGACGAACTGGTCGACGCGCCCTGGATCGCGACCGCGTCCACGAACGCGGAGCCGCTGCTCGGTGTCTGGCCGGGCTTGCCGGGCCGAGCGCGCATCGTGCACAGCGCCCGCGACTGGATGACGAAACTGCATCTGGTCGCCGGCGGTTTCGGTGTGACCACGGTGCCGGAAAGCATGTCACCGGTCTTCCCGCCCGGAGTGATCGGTGTACGCGTCCAGGGCGCGCCCCCGGAAATCCGCCGCATCCTGGTGGCCCGGCTCCCCGGCGCAACCACACCCGCGATCACGGCGGTCACCGAGGCGATCGCCTCCCTAGTCGGCCGGTGA
- a CDS encoding MlaD family protein, translated as MKRNSLVSLGSILVILVAGSLYLGFGVAGVDWFRREIHVTLSVPESGGLLPRSKVLLSGMEVGRVTTVRHVGAGVRVEFQVDAKTLIPVSSPARIEELSALGEPYLDFRPTSGDGPYLRDGQTVRADKISTPLSIPEVAKTVTALLRQVDPAALAAIVDTFTRALAGTEQLVPQLSHATDLLAATLMSRTDVIRRLLTALQDHATDMSWAGTALTDAAGPWAEFGPRVSDVAEAIARVIRVGDVPADYLVDTPDTIGLVPLLEQLTVRLHELGPAVAPFIPLFQPLATAGTAAASRLDLGALITQALHATSPDGTLRLQITVK; from the coding sequence GTGAAGCGCAATTCCCTTGTCTCCCTCGGAAGCATCCTCGTGATTCTGGTCGCGGGCAGTCTCTATCTGGGGTTCGGGGTCGCCGGGGTGGACTGGTTTCGCCGCGAGATTCACGTCACGCTGTCGGTGCCGGAGTCCGGTGGGCTGCTGCCGCGGTCGAAGGTGCTGCTCTCCGGCATGGAGGTGGGCCGGGTGACGACTGTGCGGCATGTCGGGGCGGGCGTGCGCGTCGAGTTCCAGGTGGACGCGAAAACCCTTATCCCAGTGTCGAGTCCGGCCCGCATCGAGGAGCTGTCCGCGCTCGGCGAGCCGTACCTGGACTTCCGCCCCACCAGTGGCGACGGGCCGTATCTGCGCGACGGGCAGACGGTGCGGGCCGACAAGATCAGCACACCGCTGTCGATTCCGGAGGTCGCCAAGACGGTGACCGCGCTGCTGCGGCAGGTGGATCCGGCCGCCTTGGCCGCCATCGTCGACACCTTCACCCGCGCCCTGGCCGGCACCGAGCAGCTGGTGCCGCAGCTCTCGCATGCCACCGATCTGCTGGCCGCCACCCTCATGAGCCGCACCGACGTCATTCGCCGGTTGCTGACCGCGCTGCAGGACCATGCCACCGACATGTCGTGGGCGGGAACGGCTTTGACGGACGCGGCCGGGCCGTGGGCGGAGTTCGGGCCCCGGGTCTCGGATGTGGCCGAGGCCATCGCCCGGGTGATCCGGGTCGGCGACGTGCCCGCCGACTATCTCGTCGACACGCCGGACACCATCGGGCTGGTGCCGCTGCTCGAGCAGCTGACCGTGCGCCTGCACGAGCTGGGACCCGCTGTCGCGCCGTTCATTCCGCTGTTCCAGCCGCTGGCCACCGCGGGCACCGCGGCGGCGAGCCGGCTCGATCTCGGCGCGCTCATCACGCAGGCTCTGCACGCCACCAGCCCGGACGGGACCCTGCGCTTGCAGATCACCGTGAAGTAG
- a CDS encoding TetR/AcrR family transcriptional regulator, with protein sequence MSSSERRSGADDQRRHILAEAVKLLGDVGPSGMSTRAVATAAGVQTPTLYRLFGDKDALLDAVATFGFESYLAEKRAFVPSDDPLEDLRRGWETHVEFGLANPAIYTLMYANLGPERHPAAVIENRAILRGMLDRANAQGLLRVPVDAAIIAIEASTTGAVLHLLAQPEHKRNAHTIRPLRDIVLDALTDPAAPRPANPIADRARSLLAIITPADNTDPLTTTGFTAVEAALLREWLTRIETAHSPQ encoded by the coding sequence ATGTCATCGAGTGAGCGACGCAGCGGCGCGGACGATCAACGCCGGCACATCCTGGCCGAGGCGGTGAAACTGCTCGGCGATGTCGGGCCATCCGGGATGTCCACCAGGGCGGTCGCCACCGCGGCCGGAGTCCAGACGCCGACGCTGTATCGGCTCTTCGGAGACAAGGACGCACTCCTGGACGCGGTGGCCACCTTCGGTTTCGAGAGCTACCTCGCCGAGAAACGCGCGTTCGTGCCCAGCGACGATCCGCTCGAGGACCTACGTCGAGGCTGGGAAACGCACGTGGAATTCGGCCTGGCCAACCCCGCCATATACACCCTCATGTACGCGAACCTGGGCCCGGAACGCCACCCGGCCGCGGTCATCGAAAACCGAGCCATCCTGCGCGGCATGCTCGATCGCGCCAATGCCCAGGGCCTGCTCCGCGTGCCGGTCGATGCGGCCATCATCGCCATCGAGGCATCCACCACCGGAGCGGTCCTACACCTCCTGGCTCAACCGGAGCACAAGCGAAACGCCCACACAATCAGACCCTTACGCGACATCGTCCTCGACGCCCTCACCGACCCCGCCGCCCCCCGCCCCGCCAACCCCATCGCCGACCGCGCCCGTTCCCTCCTCGCAATCATCACCCCCGCCGACAACACCGACCCCCTAACCACAACAGGCTTCACCGCCGTCGAAGCCGCCCTCCTACGCGAATGGCTCACCCGAATAGAAACCGCCCACAGTCCCCAGTAG
- a CDS encoding helix-turn-helix domain-containing protein, translated as MRYVGRVPGPPLNRFVDDIYCLSGVPRHRRVLVPPMPSAHLFINLGDPVRLSVPDPAVPAAVLVDAWFTGLWTERFLLEYPARVRLVGVHFKPWGLSAFTDIPADELRDRYVPADVVWQRALARIRDRLGEIVSPAEALDLVEQELRSRLAEKPSHTLNLVAQVGTRLERSHGAIPVAALSDAAGVSGNHLAAQFKTHVGVTPKRVARIYRFARLILSVDARVPVDWAEFAHTAGYFDQAHASREFKDFTGHTPTDYLALRRRHPAQDRFPPDAGPMPAE; from the coding sequence ATGCGCTACGTGGGCCGGGTCCCCGGCCCGCCGCTGAATCGGTTCGTCGACGACATCTACTGTCTGTCCGGAGTGCCGCGCCATCGCCGTGTGCTCGTTCCTCCGATGCCTTCGGCTCATCTGTTCATCAACCTCGGCGACCCGGTCCGGCTGTCGGTGCCCGACCCCGCGGTGCCCGCCGCGGTCTTGGTCGACGCGTGGTTCACGGGTTTGTGGACCGAGCGTTTCCTGCTGGAATACCCGGCGCGCGTGCGGCTGGTCGGGGTGCATTTCAAACCCTGGGGACTCTCGGCGTTCACCGATATCCCGGCGGACGAGTTGCGGGATCGCTATGTGCCGGCCGACGTGGTGTGGCAACGCGCGCTGGCGCGTATCCGCGATCGGCTCGGTGAGATCGTCTCTCCGGCCGAGGCACTCGACCTCGTCGAGCAGGAGTTGCGATCACGCCTCGCGGAAAAGCCTTCGCACACTTTGAATTTGGTAGCGCAAGTGGGAACCAGGCTGGAGCGGTCTCACGGTGCGATCCCGGTCGCCGCACTCAGCGACGCCGCCGGAGTCAGCGGCAATCACCTGGCCGCGCAGTTCAAGACCCATGTTGGCGTCACGCCCAAACGTGTGGCCCGCATCTACCGCTTCGCCCGCCTGATCCTGTCCGTCGATGCGCGAGTACCCGTCGACTGGGCCGAATTCGCCCATACCGCAGGATATTTCGATCAGGCGCACGCGAGCAGGGAGTTCAAGGACTTCACCGGCCACACGCCCACCGACTATCTGGCGCTGCGGCGCAGACATCCCGCCCAGGACCGATTCCCGCCGGATGCCGGACCCATGCCCGCCGAGTGA
- a CDS encoding MlaD family protein: MQWLRSRGDRELRFGLYGAAVLVVVLIAVGVLYALPIGKATYTAELTEGRSVQVGDEVRIAGVHVGNVKSLTLLPDRVRMTFTVSDNVTLGDQTSLEVRMLTVVGGHYVAAFPAGDQPLRKSVIPADRVRLPYSLIRTLQDAATPIAQVDGDTLRKNLAALQDSLNGSPDALRRIGNATQTFIGILDRQNAEVSRALTVTDEFLTAVDQNKSLLGVFVRKVGLLETEGLDQAAAIKEALRVAGELLARIAGLEPTWRTQLEPLVDKLLEALPQLKDLGARLDTLVLALTGLQLRLKQDVTPESGIVVDQSAVTICVPVPGRGC; this comes from the coding sequence ATGCAATGGCTGAGATCCCGGGGCGACCGGGAGCTGCGTTTCGGCCTGTACGGCGCGGCCGTGCTGGTGGTGGTGTTGATCGCGGTGGGCGTGCTCTACGCGCTGCCGATCGGCAAGGCCACCTATACCGCGGAACTGACCGAGGGGCGGTCGGTGCAGGTCGGAGACGAGGTGCGGATCGCCGGAGTGCACGTCGGGAACGTGAAATCGCTGACGCTGCTGCCGGATCGGGTCCGGATGACCTTCACCGTCAGCGACAATGTCACCCTCGGCGACCAGACCAGTCTGGAAGTACGGATGTTGACGGTGGTGGGCGGCCACTATGTGGCGGCGTTCCCGGCCGGCGACCAACCGCTGCGGAAATCGGTGATCCCGGCCGACCGGGTTCGCCTGCCCTACAGTCTCATTCGCACCTTGCAGGACGCCGCCACCCCGATCGCGCAGGTCGACGGCGATACCCTGCGCAAGAATCTGGCCGCCCTGCAGGATTCGCTGAACGGCAGCCCGGACGCGCTGCGCCGCATCGGCAATGCGACCCAGACCTTCATCGGCATTCTCGACCGCCAGAACGCGGAGGTCTCGCGCGCGCTCACCGTGACCGACGAATTCCTGACCGCCGTCGACCAGAACAAGTCGCTGCTGGGTGTTTTCGTGCGCAAGGTCGGGCTGCTCGAGACCGAGGGCCTCGACCAGGCGGCCGCCATCAAGGAGGCGTTGCGGGTGGCCGGTGAGCTGCTGGCGCGCATCGCCGGGCTCGAACCGACCTGGCGCACGCAACTCGAACCGCTGGTCGACAAACTGCTGGAGGCCCTGCCGCAGTTGAAGGATCTGGGTGCGCGGCTGGACACGCTGGTGCTGGCGCTGACCGGGCTGCAATTGCGGTTGAAGCAGGATGTCACGCCCGAGAGCGGGATCGTGGTCGACCAATCCGCGGTGACGATCTGCGTCCCGGTGCCCGGCAGGGGGTGTTGA
- a CDS encoding MlaD family protein, translating into MTTTARGRCAALALGLAVSVSGCALDPAEAPMPGAGVSGPTYSITIEFANALNLPTQAKVVANGAKIGSLRSVRVVDPSPAGPGRVEAVVSISESVRLPATTTAQLRQNTILGDIFIGLTTPTTGFDHTIAPGGTIPLSRTKAPLQVEDLLAGLSQFIGGGALHQVQQIIDQSNAVLPEQTADTARIFDTLGRDIEDVSGNLDTVDRFLDAVQADLASVLDNPRQLGELLSPRGSVEIPADANSLIQTLGVVGNLSIIAQAIRWLGPLLTAGDAAAKAFVPMLFGTDPLDLSAPSNLNRFVALVRDKVIPFVEQGPKVNITGVSIEGAPLAGDPQVDAIARALRMIGVVR; encoded by the coding sequence ATGACCACGACCGCCCGCGGCCGGTGCGCGGCGCTCGCCCTCGGACTGGCCGTCTCCGTGTCCGGCTGTGCCCTCGACCCGGCCGAGGCGCCCATGCCCGGGGCGGGCGTGTCCGGGCCCACCTATTCGATCACCATCGAATTCGCCAATGCCCTCAATCTGCCCACGCAGGCGAAGGTCGTCGCCAATGGCGCCAAGATCGGCAGTCTGCGGTCGGTGCGGGTGGTGGATCCCTCGCCCGCCGGGCCGGGCCGGGTCGAGGCCGTGGTGTCGATCTCGGAGTCGGTGCGGCTGCCCGCCACCACCACCGCGCAACTGCGGCAGAACACGATCCTCGGCGATATCTTCATCGGCTTGACCACGCCCACAACGGGTTTCGATCACACCATCGCGCCGGGCGGCACCATCCCGCTGTCGCGGACCAAGGCCCCGCTGCAGGTGGAGGATCTGCTGGCGGGGCTGTCGCAGTTCATCGGGGGCGGTGCGCTGCACCAGGTGCAGCAGATCATCGACCAGTCCAATGCGGTGCTGCCCGAGCAGACCGCCGACACCGCGCGCATCTTCGACACCCTGGGCCGCGATATCGAGGACGTCAGCGGCAATCTCGACACCGTCGACCGTTTCCTCGACGCCGTTCAGGCCGATCTCGCCTCGGTGCTGGACAATCCGCGCCAGCTCGGCGAGCTGCTGAGCCCGCGCGGCTCGGTGGAGATCCCGGCCGACGCGAACTCGCTGATTCAAACCCTGGGCGTGGTCGGCAATCTCAGCATCATCGCGCAGGCCATCCGGTGGCTGGGGCCGCTGCTGACCGCGGGGGACGCGGCCGCGAAGGCGTTCGTGCCCATGCTGTTCGGGACCGATCCGCTGGATCTGAGCGCGCCGTCGAATCTCAACCGGTTCGTCGCGCTGGTGCGCGACAAGGTGATTCCGTTCGTCGAGCAAGGGCCGAAGGTGAACATCACCGGCGTGAGCATCGAAGGCGCGCCGCTGGCCGGTGACCCGCAGGTGGATGCTATCGCTCGGGCGCTGCGCATGATCGGGGTGGTGCGGTGA
- a CDS encoding dihydrofolate reductase family protein: MSTVIMHNVVSVDGFIADKNDDVGPLHDWYFHGDTPITEPAGDQDFDHSGAGTGFKVSRASATYVRDTWASIGTIIMGRTLFDLVNGWEGQSPAGDHVVVVSHRPKPPGWHPEASYHFVTDIHTAIATARDLAGDRTIAVNAGQVGGQILAAGLVDEVAMDVVPVIFGSGKRFFGDIDTQHLLEDPHVVIQGERVLHLKYKVRK; the protein is encoded by the coding sequence GTGAGCACGGTGATCATGCACAACGTGGTGTCGGTGGACGGCTTCATCGCCGACAAGAACGACGACGTCGGCCCGCTGCACGACTGGTACTTCCACGGCGACACCCCGATCACCGAACCCGCCGGCGATCAGGACTTCGACCATTCCGGCGCCGGAACCGGCTTCAAGGTCTCCCGCGCCTCCGCGACCTACGTTCGCGACACCTGGGCGTCGATCGGGACGATCATCATGGGCCGCACCCTGTTCGACCTAGTCAACGGCTGGGAAGGCCAGTCCCCCGCCGGAGACCACGTGGTCGTCGTCTCCCACCGCCCCAAGCCACCGGGCTGGCACCCCGAAGCCTCCTACCACTTCGTCACCGACATCCACACCGCGATCGCCACCGCCCGCGACCTCGCCGGCGACCGCACCATCGCCGTCAACGCCGGCCAAGTCGGCGGCCAAATCCTCGCCGCCGGCCTCGTCGACGAGGTCGCGATGGACGTAGTCCCCGTCATCTTCGGCTCCGGCAAACGCTTCTTCGGCGACATCGACACCCAACACCTCCTCGAAGACCCCCACGTCGTCATCCAAGGCGAGCGCGTCCTCCACCTGAAATACAAAGTCAGAAAATGA
- a CDS encoding DoxX family protein: MHLLTTQTRPRAETAAFAAIVLGLFRILIGVSFALHGCAELFGKPVHAYGPLPAVFAWPHWWAGVIELVAGAAVALGLGTRLAALLCSGAMAYAFLTVHLKHGILPIVNGGEPAALFCWSFFLIAVLGPGAFAADTLLTRRTRSRRTTVGSPAD, translated from the coding sequence ATGCACCTGCTCACCACGCAGACACGACCCCGCGCCGAGACCGCTGCCTTCGCCGCGATCGTGCTGGGCCTGTTCCGGATTCTCATCGGGGTTTCGTTCGCCCTGCACGGCTGTGCCGAGCTGTTCGGCAAACCCGTGCACGCCTACGGCCCGCTGCCCGCCGTCTTCGCCTGGCCGCACTGGTGGGCGGGCGTCATCGAACTCGTCGCGGGCGCGGCGGTGGCCCTGGGCCTGGGCACCCGTCTCGCCGCTCTGCTGTGCTCGGGTGCGATGGCCTACGCGTTCCTCACCGTCCACCTGAAACACGGAATTCTGCCGATCGTCAACGGCGGCGAACCGGCAGCCCTGTTCTGCTGGTCGTTCTTCCTCATCGCCGTCCTCGGCCCCGGCGCGTTCGCCGCGGACACCTTGCTGACGCGCCGCACCCGATCGCGGCGAACCACTGTCGGGTCACCGGCCGACTAG
- a CDS encoding flavodoxin family protein, which translates to MRSISVAVAYYSGYGHTRELAKAVYDGIESVPGARADLVDIAEMTDAGWAILDAADAIVFGTPTYMGSASGAFHAFAEATSGRWMAQRWQDKLASGFTNSGSMSGDKLHTLQYLALLAAQHGMHWVSLGLLPGWNTTTGSEHDDNRLGFYLGAGAQTWNDQGPEAVHAADLTTARHLGARVATQALRYRQPAAA; encoded by the coding sequence ATGCGCTCGATCAGCGTTGCTGTCGCTTACTACTCCGGCTACGGCCACACCCGCGAGCTCGCCAAGGCCGTGTACGACGGAATCGAATCGGTGCCCGGGGCACGGGCCGACCTGGTCGACATCGCCGAAATGACCGACGCCGGCTGGGCGATTCTCGATGCCGCGGACGCGATCGTCTTCGGAACGCCGACCTACATGGGATCGGCATCCGGTGCGTTCCACGCCTTCGCCGAAGCGACCTCCGGGCGCTGGATGGCCCAGCGATGGCAGGACAAGCTCGCGTCCGGCTTCACCAACTCCGGATCGATGAGCGGCGACAAGCTGCACACGCTGCAGTATCTGGCGCTGCTGGCCGCCCAGCACGGTATGCACTGGGTCAGCCTGGGCCTGCTGCCCGGCTGGAACACGACCACCGGCAGTGAGCACGACGACAACCGGCTCGGCTTCTACCTCGGCGCGGGCGCGCAAACCTGGAACGACCAGGGGCCGGAGGCCGTTCACGCCGCCGACCTCACCACCGCGCGCCACCTCGGCGCCCGGGTCGCCACCCAAGCCCTGCGCTACCGGCAGCCGGCCGCGGCGTAA
- a CDS encoding MlaD family protein → MKRPTLRGLLIRLGVFAAVMGVLLAVVITAITRPVNGRTDGYSADFSDASGLKSGDDVRMYGVQVGKVTGIELRGTQARVGFSVQSQHPIYADSVLAIRYQSLTGQRYIDVRQPDSPGARLSPGTTIGADWTVPSFDITQLFNGLQPVLQEFSPGALNKFAESVLAVVQGDGNGIGPALDAFEQLSRYVTDRQTVLSAIVSNLRSISNQIGGKSPYLITLLHGLADVFTVFQDKVDGLLQLAAVTPSTLAPLNDIMTILGLTVFENPSLDRDVRLLFPDPQAALDLLGKLPGLLQSLSNLLPPADVPPGQLELSCSKGAAQVPAPLSILVAGQRISICNG, encoded by the coding sequence ATGAAGCGACCGACACTGCGGGGACTGCTGATCCGGCTGGGCGTGTTCGCCGCGGTCATGGGCGTGCTGCTGGCGGTGGTGATCACCGCCATCACCCGGCCGGTGAACGGCCGAACCGACGGCTACAGCGCGGATTTCAGCGATGCCAGCGGGCTCAAATCCGGTGACGACGTGCGCATGTACGGGGTGCAGGTCGGCAAGGTCACCGGCATCGAATTGCGCGGCACTCAGGCGCGGGTGGGGTTCAGCGTGCAGTCGCAGCACCCGATCTACGCCGACAGCGTGCTCGCCATCCGCTACCAGTCGCTGACCGGGCAGCGGTATATCGATGTGCGGCAACCGGATTCGCCGGGTGCGCGGCTGTCGCCGGGCACCACCATCGGCGCCGACTGGACGGTGCCGTCGTTCGACATCACCCAGCTGTTCAACGGTTTGCAGCCGGTGCTGCAGGAGTTCTCCCCCGGTGCGCTCAACAAGTTCGCCGAGAGCGTGCTCGCGGTCGTGCAGGGGGACGGCAATGGGATCGGGCCCGCGCTGGACGCCTTCGAGCAGCTGAGCCGCTATGTCACCGACCGGCAGACCGTGCTCAGCGCCATCGTGTCGAATCTGCGGTCGATCTCGAATCAGATCGGCGGCAAGTCCCCGTATCTGATCACGCTGCTGCACGGGCTGGCCGATGTGTTCACCGTCTTCCAGGACAAGGTGGACGGGCTGCTGCAATTGGCCGCCGTGACGCCCTCGACGCTGGCCCCGCTCAACGACATCATGACCATTCTGGGGCTTACCGTGTTCGAGAATCCCAGCCTGGATCGCGATGTGCGGCTGCTGTTCCCCGATCCGCAGGCGGCCCTGGATCTGCTGGGCAAGCTGCCCGGGCTGCTGCAGTCGCTGAGCAATCTGCTGCCGCCGGCGGATGTGCCACCGGGACAGCTGGAACTGTCGTGTTCCAAGGGCGCCGCGCAGGTGCCCGCCCCGCTGTCGATTCTCGTTGCCGGGCAGAGGATTTCGATATGCAATGGCTGA